One segment of Solanum lycopersicum chromosome 1, SLM_r2.1 DNA contains the following:
- the LOC101263845 gene encoding histone H3.2, whose product MPKKLEHFSKFSIFPPFSLYKSSITLSPKFTIKTELEFSSVKSKMARTKQTARKSTGGKAPRKQLATKAARKSAPATGGVKKPHRFRPGTVALREIRKYQKSTELLIRKLPFQRLVREIAQDFKTDLRFQSSAVAALQEAAEAYLVGLFEDTNLCAIHAKRVTIMPKDIQLARRIRGERA is encoded by the coding sequence atgccaaaaaaattagaacacTTCTCCAAATTTTCAATCTTCCCGCCTTTCTCTCTGTATAAATCCTCCATTACCCTTTCGCCCAAATTCACCATTAAAACAGAACTCGAGTTTTCATCAGTAAAAAGCAAAATGGCCCGTACCAAGCAGACTGCTCGCAAATCCACTGGTGGAAAGGCACCAAGGAAGCAGCTAGCTACCAAGGCCGCAAGAAAGTCAGCTCCGGCTACCGGAGGAGTGAAGAAGCCTCACCGTTTCAGGCCAGGAACTGTAGCTTTAAGGGAAATCAGGAAGTACCAGAAGTCTACTGAGTTGTTGATCAGGAAGCTTCCTTTTCAGAGGCTAGTGAGGGAAATCGCTCAGGATTTCAAAACAGATCTGAGGTTTCAGAGCAGTGCTGTGGCTGCTCTACAAGAGGCTGCTGAGGCTTACCTCGTTGGTCTCTTTGAAGATACTAATCTCTGTGCAATTCACGCCAAGAGGGTCACTATCATGCCCAAAGATATTCAGCTTGCTAGGAGGATCCGTGGAGAAAGGGCTTAA
- the LOC544301 gene encoding 5B protein precursor, which yields MTSRTLVMLILVITYNSIAVKGSNGHPCSSTFFSALIQLIPCRASVVPFSSVPPSEACCASIKALGQPCLCVLINGPPISGVDRNMAVQLPEKCTANFEQCEFGK from the exons atgactagTCGTACTTTAGTAATGCTGATATTAGTAATAACGTACAATAGTATTGCGGTGAAAGGAAGCAACGGTCATCCCTGTAGCAGCACATTCTTTTCAGCGTTGATTCAGCTGATACCTTGTAGGGCATCGGTGGTTCCGTTCAGTTCGGTACCACCGAGCGAAGCGTGCTGCGCTTCGATCAAGGCTTTAGGGCAGCCATGTCTCTGTGTTCTTATCAATGGCCCTCCTATTTCTGGTGTTGATCGAAACATGGCCGTACAGCTTCCTGAGAAGTGCACTGCCAACTTTGAACAAT GTGAATTTGGAAAGTAG